A single window of Taeniopygia guttata chromosome 1, bTaeGut7.mat, whole genome shotgun sequence DNA harbors:
- the CHD4 gene encoding chromodomain-helicase-DNA-binding protein 4 isoform X9 gives MASGIGSPSPCSGGSDDDEMEILLNNAIPQHPEPEEEPEEELLSEADTPKIKKKKKPKKLKEPKVPKLSKRQKKELGDSSGEGNEFVEEEEEVLRSDSEGSDYTPGKKKKKKLGPKKEKKNKAKRKEEEEEEEEDDDSKEPKSSAQLLEDWGMEDIDHIFTEEDYRTLTNYKAFSQFVRPLIAAKNPKIAVSKMMMVLGAKWREFSTNNPFKGSSGASVAAAAAAAVAVVESMVTNVDAVLPQPPVDVPLRKAKTKEGKGPNARRKPKASPRIPDIKKPKTKKVAPLKIKLGGFGSKRKRSSSEDDDLDVESDFDDASINSYSVSDGSTSRSSRSRKKLKAGKKKKKGEEDSTVAVDGYETDHQDYCEVCQQGGEIILCDTCPRAYHMVCLDPDMEKAPEGKWSCPHCEKEGIQWEAKEDNSEGEEILEDVVGDAEEEDDHHMEFCRVCKDGGELLCCDACPSSYHIHCLNPPLPEIPNGEWLCPRCTCPALKGKVQKILIWKWGQPPVGPAPPRPPDADPNAPPPKPLEGRPERQFFVKWQGMSYWHCSWVSELQLELHCQVMFRNYQRKNDMDEPPSGDFGGEEEKSRKRKNKDPKYAEMEERFYRYGIKPEWMMIHRILNHSVDKKGNVHYLIKWRDLPYDQASWESEDVDIQDYDLYKQAYWNHRELMRGEEGRPGKKLKKVKMRKLERPPETPTVDPTVKYDRQPEYLDVTGGTLHPYQLEGLNWLRFSWAQGTDTILADEMGLGKTVQTAVFLYSLYKEGHSKGPFLVSAPLSTIINWEREFEMWAPDMYVVTYVGDKDSRAIIRENEFTFEDNAIRGGKKASRMKKEAAVKFHVLLTSYELITIDMAILGSIDWACLIVDEAHRLKNNQSKFFRVLNGYSLQHKLLLTGTPLQNNLEELFHLLNFLTPERFHNLEGFLEEFADIAKEDQIKKLHDMLGPHMLRRLKADVFKNMPSKTELIVRVELSPMQKKYYKYILTRNFEALNARGGGNQVSLLNVVMDLKKCCNHPYLFPVAAMEAPKMPNGMYDGSALIRASGKLLLLQKMLKNLKEGGHRVLIFSQMTKMLDLLEDFLEHEGYKYERIDGGITGNMRQEAIDRFNAPGAQQFCFLLSTRAGGLGINLATADTVIIYDSDWNPHNDIQAFSRAHRIGQNKKVMIYRFVTRASVEERITQVAKKKMMLTHLVVRPGLGSKTGSMSKQELDDILKFGTEELFKDEATEGGDNKEGEDSSVIHYDDKAIERLLDRNQDETEDTELQGMNEYLSSFKVAQYVVREEEMGEEEEVEREIIKQEESVDPDYWEKLLRHHYEQQQEDLARNLGKGKRIRKQVNYNDGSQEDRGSRAVFLSDWQDDQSDNQSDYSVASEEGDEDFDERSEAARRPSRKGLRNDKDKPLPPLLARVGGNIEVLGFNARQRKAFLNAIMRYGMPPQDAFTTQWLVRDLRGKSEKEFKAYVSLFMRHLCEPGADGAETFADGVPREGLSRQHVLTRIGVMSLIRKKVQEFEHVNGRWSMPELAEIEENKKLSQPSSPSPKTPTPSTPGDTQPNTPAPVPPPEDGVKVEEGASTKEQGEPSEPEKELSASATETEAPMECAQPGETPPQEAKSPVNSTEADEKKVEETEVKERPDEPMEVESKADAEKVEDRAATENPPDPPIITLDEKDEKKDDDKRDVVMLQNGEMLKDSVDERHKKAVKQRFMFNIADGGFTELHSLWQNEERAATVTKKTYEIWHRRHDYWLLAGIINHGYARWQDIQNDPRYAILNEPFKGEMNRGNFLEIKNKFLARRFKLLEQALVIEEQLRRAAYLNMSEDPSHPSMALNTRFAEVECLAESHQHLSKESMAGNKPANAVLHKVLKQLEELLSDMKADVTRLPATIARIPPVAVRLQMSERNILSRLANRSSEPPPPPPPQQVAQQQ, from the exons ATGGCTTCGGGCATTGGATCTCCATCACCGTGCTCAGGGGGCAGTGATGATGATGAGATGGAGATCCTGTTGAACAACGCTATCCCCCAGCATCCAG AACCTGAAGAAGAGCCAGAAGAAGAGCTTCTATCAGAGGctgacacccccaaaatcaagaagaagaagaagcccAAGAAACTGAAGGAACCCAAAGTGCCCAAGCTCAGCAAGCGTCAGAAGAAGgag ctGGGGGACAGCTCTGGTGAGGGGAATGAGTTtgtggaggaagaagaagaggttCTGCGCTCTGACAGTGAGGGCAGTGATTATACCcctgggaagaagaaaaagaagaaattaggacccaagaaggaaaagaaaaacaaagccaagcgcaaggaggaagaggaagaggaggaagaagatgaCGACTCAAAG GAGCCAAAGTCATCTGCTCAGCTCCTGGAAGATTGGGGCATGGAGGACATTGATCACATCTTCACAGAAGAGGATTACCGCACACTCACCAACTACAAAGCTTTCAGCCAGTTTGTCAG GCCACTTATCGCAGCCAAGAACCCTAAAATAGCAGTGTCGAAGATGATGATGGTACTGGGAGCCAAATGGAGGGAGTTCAGCACAAACAATCCCTTCAAGGGAAGTTCAGGTGCAtctgtggcagctgctgcagctgcagctgttgCAGTAGTTGAGAGTATGGTGACAAACGTGGATGCTGTCCTGCCACAGCCCCCTGTAGATGTGCCGCTCAGGAAAGCCAAGACAAAGGAGGGCAAAG GGCCCAATGCCCGGCGGAAGCCAAAGGCCAGTCCTCGTATTCCTGATATCAAGAAACCTAAAACAAAGAAGGTGGCACCACTGAAAATCAAACTGGGAGGATTTGGTTCCAAGCGTAAAAGATCATCA AGTGAAGATGATGATCTGGACGTAGAGTCAGACTTTGATGATGCCAGCATCAACAGCTACTCTGTTTCAGATGGATCTACAAGCCGTAGTAGCCGCAGTCGCAAAAAACTCAAGgctgggaagaagaaaaagaaag GTGAGGAGGACTCCACAGTGGCTGTGGATGGCTATGAGACTGATCACCAGGACTACTGTGAGGTGTGCCAGCAGGGAGGAGAAATTATATTATGTGATACCTGCCCTCGTGCCTACCACATGGTTTGCCTGGACCCAGACATGGAGAAAGCTCCAGAGGGCAAATGGAGCTGCCCACACTGT GAAAAAGAAGGCATTCAGTGGGAAGCAAAGGAGGATAACTCTGAAGGTGAGGAAATCCTGGAGGATGTAGTGGGGGAtgctgaggaagaggatgaCCACCATATGGAGTTCTGTAGAGTCTGCAAGGATGgaggagagctgctgtgctgtgatgCCTGTCCTTCATCCTATCACATCCACTGTCTGAATCCCCCACTGCCTGAGATTCCCAATGGAGAGTGGCTGTGTCCTCGCTGCACT TGCCCAGCTTTGAAAGGAAAGGTGCAGAAGATCTTGATCTGGAAATGGGGTCAGCCCCCGGTTGGCCCTGCACCTCCACGTCCACCTGATGCAGATCCTAATGCTCCACCGCCTAAGCCTCTGGAGGGTCGGCCTGAAAGGCAGTTCTTTGTCAAATGGCAGGGCATGTCCTACTGGCACTGCTCCTGGGTGTCGGAGTTGCAG CTGGAGTTGCACTGCCAGGTCATGTTTCGTAACTACCAGCGCAAAAATGATATGGATGAGCCACCCTCAGGAGACTTtggaggggaggaagagaaaagccggaagagaaaaaacaaggaCCCCAAATACGCTGAGATGGAAGAGCGTTTCTATCGATATGGGATCAAGCCAGAGTGGATGATGATCCACAGGATCCTTAATCATAG TGTGGATAAGAAGGGGAATGTCCACTATTTGATTAAATGGAGAGACCTACCCTATGACCAGGCATCCTGGGAAAGTGAAGATGTGGACATTCAAGATTATGATCTCTACAAGCAAGCCTACTGGAATCACAG GGAGCTGATGCGAGGTGAAGAGGGCAGGCCTGGTAAGAAGTTAAAGAAAGTGAAGATGCGGAAACTGGAGAGACCCCCTGAGACTCCCACAGTAGAT CCAACAGTGAAATATGACCGGCAACCGGAGTACCTCGATGTAACAGGGGGGACCTTGCATCCCTACCAACTGGAAGGGCTGAATTGGCTGCGCTTCTCTTGGGCCCAAGGCACAGATACAATCTTGGCTGATGAAATGGGTCTGGGAAAGACTGTGCAGACAGCAGTGTTCCTGTATTCCTTATACAAAGAG GGCCACTCAAAGGGACCCTTCTTGGTGAGTGCGCCACTGTCCACAATCATCAACTGGGAACGAGAATTTGAGATGTGGGCCCCAGATATGTATGTAGTGACCTATGTTGGGGACAAAGACAGCCGGGCCATCATCCGTGAGAATGAATTCACTTTTGAGGATAATGCCATACGTGGAGGCAAGAAGGCGTCCAGAATGAAG AAGGAGGCTGCTGTCAAGTTCCATGTGCTTCTCACCTCCTATGAATTGATCACAATTGATATGGCCATACTAGGCTCTATTGACTGGGCCTGTCTCATTGTGGATGAAGCTCACAGACTGAAGAACAACCAGTCTAAG TTCTTCCGTGTGCTAAATGGTTACTCCCTccagcacaagctgctgcttACGGGAACTCCCCTGCAGAACAACCTGGAAGAACTGTTCCACCTGCTGAACTTCCTGACACCTGAGAGATTCCA TAACTTGGAGGGTTTCCTAGAAGAGTTTGCAGATATTGCCAAGGAAGATCAGATCAAGAAGCTGCATGACATGCTGGGCCCACATATGCTGAGGCGTCTCAAGGCTGATGTTTTCAAGAATATGCCATCTAAGACTGAACTCATTGTCAGAGTGGAGCTGAGTCCCATGCAGAA gaaaTATTACAAATACATTTTGACAAGAAATTTCGAGGCACTGAATGCACGGGGTGGTGGTAACCAAGTCTCATTGCTCAATGTTGTTATGGATCTGAAGAAGTGCTGTAACCACCCCTACCTCTTTCCTGTGGCTGCTATG gAAGCTCCAAAAATGCCAAATGGCATGTATGATGGTAGTGCACTTATTCGAGCCTCTGGAAAGCTGTTGCTGCTCCAGAAAATGTTAAAGAACCTGAAGGAAGGAGGTCACAGAGTGCTCATATTCTCTCAG ATGACTAAAATGTTGGACCTTCTAGAAGATTTTTTGGAACACGAAGGATACAAATATGAGCGGATTGATGGAGGAATCACGGGGAACATGCGTCAGGAGGCTATTGATCGCTTCAATG ctcctggagctcagcagttctgctttctgctttcaACTCGAGCTGGGGGTCTTGGTATTAACTTGGCCACAGCAGATACTGTGATTATCTACGATTCAGACTGGAACCCCCACAATGATATCCAG GCCTTCAGCCGTGCACACAGAATTGGACAGAACAAGAAAGTGATGATATATCGCTTTGTGACAAGGGCCTCAGTGGAGGAGCGTATCACTCAGGTGGCCAAGAAGAAGATGATGCTAACTCACCTGGTAGTGAGACCAGGGTTGGGCTCCAAGACAGGCTCCATGTCCAAACAGGAGCTTGATGACATTCTCAAATTTGGCACTGAAGAGCTCTTCAAGGATGAGGCTACTGAGGGGG GGGATAACAAAGAAGGCGAGGACAGTAGTGTCATCCACTATGATGACAAAGCAATTGAGCGTCTGTTGGATCGGAACCAGGATGAAACAGAAGATACAGAACTTCAGGGCATGAATGAGTATCTCAGCTCCTTCAAGGTGGCCCAGTATGTGGTTCGTGAGGAGGAGATGGGG gaggaagaggaggttgaacGGGAAATTATTAAGCAAGAGGAGTCAGTGGATCCTGATTACTGGGAGAAACTGCTCCGTCACCATTATGAGCAACAACAGGAAGATCTGGCCAGGAATCTGGGCAAGGGCAAACGTATTCGCAAGCAAGTTAACTACAACGATGGCTCGCAAGAGGATAGAG GCTCACgtgctgtttttctttcagactgGCAGGATGACCAGTCAGATAATCAGTCAGACTATTCAGTTGCTTCTGAAGAAGGAGATGAAGACTTTGATGAGAGATCTGAAG CAGCTCGTAGGCCTAGCCGCAAGGGCTTGAGAAACGATAAGGATAAGCCTCTGCCTCCCTTACTGGCCCGTGTGGGAGGGAACATTGAG GTGTTGGGTTTCAACGCTCGCCAGCGGAAAGCCTTCCTCAATGCTATCATGCGCTATGGAATGCCACCTCAGGATGCCTTCACCACTCAGTGGCTTGTTCGGGACCTCCGTGGCAAGTCAGAGAAAGAGTTCAA GGCCTATGTCTCGCTGTTCATGCGCCATTTATGTGAACCTGGAGCTGATGGTGCGGAGACCTTTGCAGATGGGGTCCCACGGGAAGGTCTTTCTCGACAGCACGTCCTTACTCGCATTGGGGTCATGTCCCTTATACGCAAAAAG GTGCAGGAATTTGAGCATGTGAACGGCCGCTGGAGTATGCCAGAACTGGCAGAGATAGAGGAGAACAAGAAACTTTCACAGCCCAGCTCACCCTCTCCCAAAACTCCAACTCCTTCGACACCAGGGGATACGCAGCCGAATACACCGGCCCCTGTTCCTCCGCCTG AAGATGGAGTAAAAGTAGAAGAAGGAGCAAGTACTAAGGAGCAAGGAGAGCCTTCTGAACCAGAGAAGGAGCTCAGTGCCTCTGCTACTGAAACAGAGGCCCCTATGGAG TGTGCTCAGCCTGGGGAGACACCGCCCCAGGAAGCAAAATCCCCAGTGAACTCCACAGaagcagatgaaaaaaaagtaGAGGAAACAGAAGTGAAAGAAAGACCAGATGAACCAATGGAAGTAGAAAGCAAAG ctgacGCGGAAAAAGTGGAAGACAGAGCAGCTACTGAAAATCCCCCTGACCCTCCTATAATCACTCTGGATGAGAAAG ATGAGAAAAAGGACGATGATAAGAGAGATGTGGTGATGCTGCAGAATGGAGAGATGCTGAAAGACTCAGTAGATGAAAGGCACAAGAAGGCAGTAAAGCAGCGCTTCATGTTCAACATAGCAGATGGTGGTTTCACTG AGCTACACTCCCTCTGGCAGAACGAAGAGCGGGCTGCCACCGTCACAAAGAAGACCTATGAGATCTGGCATCGGCGTCATGACTACTGGCTCCTAGCTGGGATTATCAA TCATGGCTATGCCCGTTGGCAGGATATTCAGAATGATCCACGTTACGCCATCCTCAATGAACCCTTCAAGGGTGAGATGAACAGGGGTAACTTCCTGGAAATAAAGAATAAGTTTTTGGCAAGGAGATTTAAG CTCCTGGAACAAGCACTGGTGATCGAGGAACAGTTGCGGCGAGCTGCCTATCTGAACATGTCCGAAGACCCATCTCACCCATCCATGGCTCTGAACACACGTTTTGCAGAGGTGGAATGCCTGGCTGAGAGCCACCAGCACCTGTCCAAGGAATCAATGGCTGGGAATAAACCAGCCAATGCTGTGCTGCACAAAG TTCtgaagcagctggaggagctgttGAGTGACATGAAGGCAGATGTGACTCGTCTGCCTGCCACAATCGCCCGCATCCCACCTGTGGCAGTGCGCCTTCAGATGTCAGAACGCAACATCCTCAGCCGCCTGGCCAACCGCAGCAGCgagcccccgccgccgccccctccccaacAA Gtggcccagcagcagtga